A genomic segment from Streptomyces sp. NBC_01233 encodes:
- a CDS encoding response regulator transcription factor, translated as MTDSSGGPTGKEPVRVFLLDDHEVVRRGVHDLLDAEPDLTVVGEAGTAEQALIRVPALRPQVAVLDVRLPDGDGVSVCRELRSRMPDLACLMLTSFDDEEALLDAIMAGASGYVLKQITGTDLVNAVRTVASGQSMLDPGATARVMARLRGGPPQEELPQGLPGLTEREREILALVGEGLTNREIGQRLYLAEKTVKNNISRLLAKLGVERRVQAAVIATQALAAQGDQSGRLGRV; from the coding sequence ATGACCGACAGCAGCGGCGGCCCCACCGGGAAGGAACCGGTCAGGGTCTTCCTCCTCGACGATCACGAGGTCGTGCGCCGCGGTGTGCACGATCTGCTGGACGCCGAGCCGGACCTGACCGTGGTCGGGGAGGCGGGCACGGCCGAGCAGGCGCTCATCCGCGTGCCCGCGCTGCGCCCGCAGGTCGCCGTCCTGGATGTGCGTCTGCCGGACGGGGACGGCGTGAGCGTCTGCCGGGAGCTGCGCTCCCGCATGCCCGACCTCGCCTGCCTGATGCTGACGTCGTTCGACGACGAGGAGGCGCTGCTCGACGCGATCATGGCCGGCGCGTCCGGCTACGTGCTCAAGCAGATCACCGGCACCGACCTGGTGAACGCCGTGCGGACGGTCGCCTCCGGCCAGTCCATGCTGGACCCCGGCGCCACGGCCCGGGTGATGGCCCGGCTGCGCGGCGGACCTCCCCAGGAGGAGCTTCCGCAGGGTCTGCCCGGCCTGACGGAGCGCGAGCGCGAGATCCTCGCCCTGGTCGGGGAAGGGCTGACCAACCGTGAGATCGGTCAGCGGCTCTACCTGGCGGAGAAGACGGTCAAGAACAACATCTCCCGGCTGCTGGCCAAACTGGGCGTCGAACGGCGGGTGCAGGCCGCCGTCATCGCCACCCAGGCCCTGGCCGCCCAGGGCGATCAGAGCGGGCGGCTCGGAAGGGTGTGA
- a CDS encoding universal stress protein, producing MTRAITVGVDGSEESLAAADWAAREAEIRKVPLRIVHAWLWHPLDVPVVQDEETQAKSANAVLRQAETRVAGRYPDLTVTAEVVHDTAVAALLGEAERSDMLVLGSRGHGALMGFLLGSYGQQVIAYSTRPVVSVRPRDERTLPAEGGEVVVGQQGTPEDCDAVLGFAFEAAAARGAAVRAVRAWSLPPVYAYGAGSMRLVDEAGGLEPFEKKALAQALAPWRARYPDVPVVEHVEIGSGGQVLLSAASNAQLLVVGRRARHTPVGTRIGSVAHAALHHARCPVAVVPHA from the coding sequence ATGACCCGCGCTATCACCGTCGGAGTGGACGGATCAGAGGAGAGCCTGGCAGCGGCCGACTGGGCGGCACGCGAGGCCGAGATCCGCAAGGTCCCGCTGCGCATCGTGCACGCCTGGCTGTGGCATCCGCTGGACGTACCCGTCGTCCAGGACGAGGAGACCCAGGCCAAGTCCGCCAACGCCGTGCTGCGTCAAGCCGAGACGCGCGTGGCCGGGCGGTACCCGGACCTGACCGTCACGGCTGAAGTGGTGCACGACACCGCGGTCGCCGCACTGCTCGGCGAGGCGGAACGGTCCGACATGCTGGTGCTCGGCTCACGCGGGCACGGCGCCCTGATGGGCTTCCTGCTGGGCTCGTACGGACAGCAGGTGATCGCCTACTCGACCCGGCCGGTGGTGTCCGTCCGGCCCCGGGACGAGAGGACGCTTCCCGCGGAGGGCGGCGAGGTCGTCGTGGGCCAGCAGGGCACGCCCGAGGACTGCGACGCGGTACTCGGGTTCGCCTTCGAGGCCGCGGCCGCACGCGGCGCCGCCGTTCGTGCGGTACGGGCCTGGAGCCTGCCACCCGTCTACGCCTACGGGGCGGGCTCGATGCGCCTGGTCGACGAGGCCGGAGGACTGGAGCCGTTCGAGAAGAAGGCGCTGGCGCAGGCACTCGCTCCGTGGCGCGCACGGTACCCCGACGTGCCGGTCGTCGAGCACGTCGAGATCGGCAGCGGCGGGCAGGTGCTGCTGTCGGCCGCGTCGAACGCGCAGTTGCTCGTGGTCGGCCGCCGGGCACGCCACACGCCCGTCGGTACCCGCATCGGGTCGGTCGCCCACGCCGCGCTGCACCACGCCCGCTGCCCCGTCGCCGTCGTGCCGCACGCCTGA